The following coding sequences are from one Desulfosoma caldarium window:
- a CDS encoding YkgJ family cysteine cluster protein, whose translation MTPHEPFQKTTPADAQSPACWTAETLRDTLLRHVQELARHPENKVPAERLVLQLTQDTDFQAILKTWNTLNGPDRVAAWKKVLGLAEHHAREILPACVQCGECCRSGSPTLHLEDLELLQKGALAWNALYTLRRGEPVRSPFKKELVFLLDERIKVREKPGTTECLFLDASTNQCRIYADRPLQCRAQACWDAGPAEDLSKQPYLTRRDLFKDVELLMDIIAEHDRRCRFDQLAAAFRELDATKGASVDKLLHLLAYEDHFRNVMAEKLNIPEDYMELVFGRSFADLVQVFGCRVRTEPDGTRVLVPDQDAASLSGNEAAKET comes from the coding sequence ATGACACCCCATGAACCCTTTCAAAAGACGACGCCGGCCGACGCGCAGTCTCCGGCATGCTGGACCGCGGAAACCCTGCGCGACACACTGCTGCGTCACGTCCAGGAACTGGCGCGCCATCCCGAAAACAAGGTGCCTGCGGAACGGCTCGTGTTGCAACTGACCCAGGATACGGATTTTCAAGCGATCCTGAAAACCTGGAACACCCTGAACGGCCCTGATCGCGTGGCCGCGTGGAAAAAGGTCCTCGGCCTGGCCGAACACCATGCCCGTGAAATTCTTCCGGCATGCGTGCAATGCGGCGAATGCTGTCGCTCGGGCAGTCCCACACTGCACCTGGAAGACTTGGAACTGCTGCAGAAGGGGGCCCTTGCGTGGAACGCGCTCTACACGTTGCGCCGAGGCGAACCCGTGCGGTCGCCTTTCAAGAAGGAGCTGGTTTTTCTCTTGGATGAGCGCATCAAGGTGCGGGAAAAGCCGGGGACGACGGAATGCCTCTTTCTCGATGCCTCCACAAACCAATGCCGCATCTACGCCGACCGGCCTCTGCAGTGCCGCGCTCAGGCGTGTTGGGATGCCGGGCCCGCCGAAGATTTGAGCAAACAGCCGTATTTGACGCGGCGTGACCTCTTTAAGGACGTGGAACTTCTGATGGATATCATCGCCGAACACGACCGTCGCTGCCGATTCGATCAGCTGGCCGCTGCGTTTCGAGAACTGGACGCGACCAAGGGCGCTTCGGTGGATAAACTGCTTCACCTTTTGGCCTACGAAGACCACTTTCGAAACGTCATGGCCGAAAAATTAAACATTCCCGAGGACTACATGGAATTGGTCTTCGGTCGAAGCTTTGCCGACCTGGTGCAGGTGTTTGGATGCCGCGTGCGCACGGAACCCGACGGCACTCGTGTGCTCGTTCCGGACCAGGACGCCGCCTCGCTTTCCGGCAATGAGGCGGCAAAAGAAACGTAG